The following are encoded together in the Rhizobium sp. SSA_523 genome:
- a CDS encoding MOSC domain-containing protein translates to MRLGSVAEIWRYPVSSVAGEAVSTAELAGSGLPEDRRFTIIDRQTNRAAAPEKEARWHPALALVARWHDEGGEIGFPDGTWLAIDAPELDDRLSRYFGFEAAMLPSRSPEEGLEPRDGFATTRYAASPVHLVTSASLEWLKDKVGPDTVSSRRFRPNFVLENDGGEALQERQWLDRRVKLGNAVLRVTEETKRCGMTFIAQPGLPEEPEILRSVLRHNRRNFGVYCEVVEPGTIRLGDLATLLDD, encoded by the coding sequence ATGAGACTGGGATCGGTTGCGGAAATCTGGCGGTATCCGGTCAGCTCGGTGGCGGGCGAGGCGGTTTCGACGGCAGAGCTCGCAGGATCGGGCCTCCCCGAAGACCGCCGCTTCACGATCATCGACCGGCAGACAAACCGCGCGGCCGCGCCGGAAAAGGAGGCACGCTGGCATCCGGCGCTGGCCCTTGTGGCGCGCTGGCACGACGAGGGCGGCGAGATCGGGTTTCCGGACGGCACCTGGTTGGCCATCGATGCGCCGGAGCTTGACGACAGGCTGAGCCGGTATTTCGGCTTTGAAGCGGCCATGCTGCCCAGTCGCTCGCCGGAGGAAGGGCTAGAGCCGAGGGATGGTTTTGCCACCACCCGCTATGCGGCAAGCCCTGTGCATCTCGTCACATCCGCATCGCTCGAATGGCTGAAAGACAAAGTCGGCCCCGATACGGTCAGCAGCCGACGTTTCCGGCCCAATTTCGTCCTTGAGAATGACGGCGGCGAAGCGCTGCAGGAAAGGCAATGGCTCGACCGCCGGGTAAAGCTCGGCAATGCCGTGCTGCGGGTGACGGAAGAGACCAAACGCTGCGGCATGACTTTCATCGCGCAGCCCGGTCTGCCGGAGGAGCCCGAAATTCTCCGGTCTGTCCTGCGGCACAATAGACGCAATTTCGGTGTCTATTGTGAGGTGGTGGAGCCCGGAACCATCAGGCTGGGTGACCTTGCCACCCTGCTTGATGACTGA
- a CDS encoding pyridoxamine 5'-phosphate oxidase family protein: MAHSENDQDKVWDLAKDIGFCMLTTQSGSDLRARPMSAHAEREENAIYFLTDVASHKDEEIARHPAVCLAFADPKGQTYVSISGRAEIQNDREKIKELFAIPAKAWWDSPDDPSIRILKVTPSSAEYWDSPGTVMSYIKMAAAAVSSAKPDMGDNATVRL, translated from the coding sequence ATGGCGCATAGTGAAAACGACCAGGATAAAGTTTGGGATCTGGCCAAGGATATCGGCTTCTGCATGTTGACCACCCAGTCCGGCAGCGATCTTCGCGCGCGGCCCATGTCGGCGCATGCTGAGCGTGAGGAAAACGCCATTTACTTCCTGACCGATGTCGCCAGCCACAAGGATGAGGAAATCGCGCGCCATCCGGCGGTGTGTCTTGCCTTTGCCGATCCGAAGGGCCAGACCTATGTTTCCATTTCCGGCAGGGCCGAGATCCAGAATGACCGCGAGAAGATCAAGGAACTCTTCGCCATTCCCGCCAAAGCCTGGTGGGACAGCCCGGATGATCCGTCCATCCGCATCCTGAAGGTAACGCCGAGCTCCGCTGAATATTGGGACAGCCCGGGAACGGTGATGAGCTACATCAAGATGGCGGCCGCGGCGGTCAGCAGCGCCAAGCCGGATATGGGCGACAATGCCACGGTCAGGCTTTAA
- a CDS encoding GntR family transcriptional regulator, with the protein MSISDKIIFTDSNPEDRALAIREALRNAIIDRRLAPGTKLTESEVGTLFEVSRTVARAALQMLTFEGLVRTERNRGAFVSNPSPEEARQIFASRRLIEPGIIAAAIEHMTPDDVVTFRRQLEEEAGYMNERGSSARRAEIKASGDFHLLLAAVSGNAILRKFMEELVARSSLVIALYGRSGISSCGHSEHSQIVDALEKGEVDRATALMIHHIDHVEADLDLQPREGRALKDVLSEA; encoded by the coding sequence ATGAGCATCAGCGACAAGATCATCTTCACCGATTCCAATCCCGAAGACCGCGCGCTGGCGATCCGCGAGGCCCTGCGCAATGCGATCATCGACCGAAGGCTTGCGCCGGGAACGAAACTGACGGAGAGCGAGGTTGGCACGCTGTTCGAGGTAAGCCGCACGGTGGCACGGGCGGCGCTGCAGATGCTGACATTCGAAGGTCTGGTCAGGACCGAGCGCAATCGCGGCGCCTTCGTGTCCAATCCGTCGCCGGAGGAGGCGCGGCAGATTTTCGCGTCCCGCCGCCTGATCGAGCCCGGCATCATCGCCGCCGCCATCGAGCATATGACGCCCGACGACGTCGTCACCTTTCGCCGGCAATTGGAGGAAGAAGCCGGTTATATGAATGAGCGCGGGTCCTCGGCGCGTCGCGCCGAGATCAAGGCCTCAGGCGATTTCCATCTTCTGCTGGCGGCCGTCAGCGGCAATGCCATCTTGCGCAAGTTCATGGAGGAATTGGTGGCCCGCAGTTCGCTGGTCATCGCCCTGTACGGGCGCTCCGGCATCTCCAGCTGCGGTCATAGCGAGCACTCGCAGATCGTCGATGCCCTGGAAAAGGGTGAGGTCGACCGAGCCACAGCCTTGATGATCCACCACATCGACCATGTGGAAGCCGATCTCGACCTCCAGCCACGCGAAGGGCGCGCGTTGAAGGACGTCTTGTCGGAAGCGTAA
- a CDS encoding ABC transporter ATP-binding protein: MSKAAEIDIVSVSKIYGATTAVHSISLKIPAGTYCCLLGPSGCGKTSTLRMIAGHETISAGDIRLGHTVVTDLPPARRGTAMMFQSYALFPHLDLIDNVAFSLKMKGVAKEERRAKALDMLRLMQLEAYATRRPAQLSGGQQQRVALARALITDPEALLLDEPLSALDPFLKIRMRAELKKLQARLGITFVHVTHSQEEAMALADIIVIMNDGRIEQAAAPRQVFERPATAFVARFMGDHNVISGRAAPLAGDDVMVSVPAGGDFLASGATGQDLDDTVDIAIRTDHVRLGPPSEKGLGFTGSVTNVEYRGSSVKLSVSGAGIDDFTAILSDTAFFANPVKVGEAISLAWDKTDAIVLGRLKH, translated from the coding sequence ATGAGCAAAGCTGCTGAGATCGACATTGTATCCGTTTCGAAGATTTACGGCGCCACGACTGCCGTCCATTCCATCAGCCTGAAAATCCCCGCCGGCACCTATTGTTGCCTCCTCGGTCCGTCCGGATGCGGCAAGACTTCGACGCTGCGGATGATTGCCGGACATGAGACGATCTCCGCCGGCGACATCCGGCTTGGCCATACCGTGGTCACCGATCTCCCGCCTGCCCGCCGGGGAACGGCGATGATGTTCCAGTCCTATGCCCTGTTCCCCCATCTCGACCTCATCGACAATGTCGCCTTCTCCCTCAAGATGAAAGGCGTGGCAAAGGAGGAACGGCGGGCCAAGGCTCTCGACATGTTGCGGCTGATGCAGCTGGAAGCCTATGCGACCCGCCGGCCGGCGCAGCTTTCGGGCGGCCAGCAGCAGCGCGTGGCGCTGGCCCGCGCGCTGATCACCGATCCGGAGGCCTTGCTGCTGGATGAACCGCTTTCGGCGCTCGATCCCTTCCTCAAGATCCGCATGCGCGCCGAGCTGAAGAAGCTGCAGGCAAGGCTGGGCATCACCTTCGTGCATGTGACGCATAGTCAGGAGGAGGCCATGGCGCTTGCCGATATCATCGTCATCATGAATGACGGCCGCATCGAACAGGCCGCCGCGCCCCGGCAGGTCTTCGAACGGCCGGCCACGGCCTTCGTCGCCCGCTTCATGGGCGATCACAACGTCATATCCGGCCGCGCGGCGCCCCTTGCAGGTGACGATGTCATGGTCTCGGTTCCTGCCGGCGGCGATTTTCTGGCAAGCGGCGCCACAGGCCAGGATCTGGACGACACAGTCGACATCGCCATCCGCACCGATCATGTGCGTCTCGGCCCGCCTTCCGAAAAGGGCCTCGGCTTCACCGGCTCCGTCACCAATGTCGAGTATCGCGGGTCTTCGGTGAAGCTCTCCGTCAGCGGCGCCGGGATCGACGATTTCACGGCCATCCTCAGCGACACCGCCTTCTTCGCCAATCCGGTGAAGGTGGGAGAGGCCATTTCTCTTGCCTGGGACAAGACCGACGCGATCGTGCTTGGCAGGCTGAAACACTGA
- a CDS encoding PotD/PotF family extracellular solute-binding protein has product MTETKTKQGLSRRALLKTASAAAGLAAGSGAITGFPTIWAQNPITLRQFGTGVSNLNAIAEKCKADLGITLEMTATDSDAAAQRAVTQPNSYDIADIEYWILKKVYPAGVIQPMDVKKLKYYDKVVPLFKTGKLKPDSVIAQGTAPHTVGFVEKPGTKTFAKGETEWFTMMPTIYNADTLGIRPDLVGREISSWADIMDPAFKGKTSILNIPSIGIMDAAMIMEAMGNIKYADKGNMTKEEIDKTIDFLIKAKQDGQFRAFWKSFDESVNLMASGEVVIQSMWSPAVAAVRSKGIACKYQPLKEGYRSWGGGLGLAAHLSGAKLDAAYEYINWYTSGWVGAYLNRQGYYSAAMETAKQHMSADEWGYWVEGKPAQGDIVAPDGKVMEKAGAVRDGGSFDERMGRVACWNSVMDEDRYMVRRWNEFIAA; this is encoded by the coding sequence ATGACTGAGACAAAAACCAAGCAAGGCCTGTCGCGCCGCGCACTTCTGAAAACGGCCTCCGCCGCCGCCGGCCTGGCCGCCGGCTCGGGCGCCATTACCGGCTTCCCGACAATCTGGGCGCAGAACCCGATCACGCTCCGCCAGTTCGGCACCGGCGTGTCGAACCTCAATGCGATTGCTGAGAAGTGCAAGGCCGACCTCGGCATCACGCTCGAGATGACGGCAACGGATTCCGACGCCGCAGCGCAGCGCGCCGTGACGCAGCCGAATTCCTATGACATTGCCGACATCGAATACTGGATCCTGAAGAAGGTCTATCCGGCGGGCGTCATCCAGCCGATGGATGTCAAGAAGCTGAAATATTACGACAAGGTCGTTCCGCTCTTCAAGACCGGCAAGCTGAAGCCCGACAGCGTGATCGCCCAGGGTACCGCGCCGCATACGGTCGGCTTTGTCGAGAAGCCGGGCACCAAGACCTTCGCCAAGGGTGAAACCGAATGGTTCACCATGATGCCGACGATCTACAATGCCGATACGCTCGGCATTCGTCCCGATCTGGTCGGTCGCGAGATTTCCAGCTGGGCCGATATCATGGACCCGGCCTTCAAGGGCAAGACCTCCATCCTCAACATTCCCTCGATCGGCATCATGGATGCGGCGATGATCATGGAGGCGATGGGCAATATCAAATATGCCGACAAGGGCAATATGACGAAGGAGGAGATCGACAAGACGATCGACTTCCTGATCAAGGCCAAGCAGGACGGGCAGTTCCGGGCCTTCTGGAAGAGTTTCGACGAATCCGTCAACCTGATGGCCTCGGGCGAAGTCGTGATCCAGTCCATGTGGTCGCCGGCCGTTGCTGCCGTGCGCTCCAAGGGCATTGCCTGCAAATACCAGCCGCTCAAGGAAGGCTACCGCTCGTGGGGCGGCGGTCTCGGCCTTGCCGCTCACCTGTCCGGCGCAAAGCTCGACGCCGCTTACGAATATATCAACTGGTATACGTCTGGATGGGTCGGCGCCTATCTCAACCGCCAGGGCTATTATTCCGCCGCCATGGAAACGGCCAAGCAGCATATGTCGGCTGACGAATGGGGTTACTGGGTCGAGGGCAAGCCGGCCCAGGGCGATATCGTGGCGCCCGACGGCAAGGTCATGGAAAAGGCCGGCGCCGTACGCGATGGCGGCTCCTTCGACGAGCGCATGGGCCGCGTGGCCTGCTGGAACTCGGTGATGGACGAGGACCGCTATATGGTTCGCCGCTGGAACGAGTTCATCGCAGCGTAA
- a CDS encoding ABC transporter permease — protein MSTIRFIGAGTPRPQQPLRISPKLVSYLQAAPLAVILCGFLLLPILMIAVVSFWDYDFAQMYPDFLTMNYVETLGSWVTWKTYLNTLKFSFLVWAVTLFVGFWVAYFLAFHIRTSAMQMVLFLVCTVPFLTSNIIRMISWIPVLGRNGLVNSSLISTGLISEPIEWLLYSDFAVVLAMVHLYTLFMVTPIFNTLMRIDRSLVEAARDAGASGWQTLTNVILPLAKPGMAIGTIFVVTLVMADFSTVQVMSGGQSASVALMMKNQMSLLQYPAAAANAVVLLALVLLMVAGILRIVDIRKEL, from the coding sequence ATGTCGACCATTCGATTTATCGGTGCAGGCACGCCGCGGCCGCAGCAGCCATTGCGCATCTCGCCGAAGCTCGTCTCCTATCTCCAGGCGGCGCCGCTTGCTGTCATTCTTTGCGGCTTCCTGCTTCTGCCGATCCTGATGATCGCCGTCGTCAGCTTCTGGGATTATGACTTTGCCCAGATGTATCCCGATTTCCTGACGATGAACTATGTCGAGACGCTCGGCTCCTGGGTAACCTGGAAGACCTATCTCAACACGCTGAAATTTTCCTTTCTCGTCTGGGCGGTCACACTCTTCGTCGGCTTCTGGGTCGCCTATTTCCTCGCTTTCCATATCCGCACCAGCGCCATGCAGATGGTGCTTTTCCTCGTCTGCACAGTGCCGTTCCTGACATCCAACATCATCCGCATGATCTCCTGGATCCCGGTCCTGGGGCGAAACGGCCTGGTGAACTCGAGTTTGATCAGCACCGGGCTGATCAGCGAACCGATCGAATGGCTGCTTTATTCCGATTTTGCCGTCGTTCTGGCCATGGTGCATCTCTACACGCTGTTCATGGTCACGCCGATCTTCAACACGCTGATGCGCATCGACAGATCGCTCGTGGAGGCCGCCCGTGACGCCGGCGCATCCGGCTGGCAAACCCTGACCAATGTCATCCTGCCGCTTGCAAAGCCCGGAATGGCCATCGGCACGATCTTCGTCGTCACCCTGGTCATGGCGGATTTCTCGACGGTTCAGGTCATGTCCGGCGGCCAGAGCGCCTCAGTGGCGCTGATGATGAAGAACCAGATGTCACTCCTGCAATATCCGGCCGCGGCGGCCAACGCGGTCGTACTGCTCGCCCTCGTTCTCCTGATGGTCGCGGGTATCTTGCGCATCGTCGACATCCGCAAGGAGCTTTAA
- a CDS encoding ABC transporter permease: MHADKRGREFYLLAIFFALFVLFLYGPLSAILILSFQGPNGGLTFPLNGVSLRWFANLFETQAVGDFGGSFRRSAVLGIMVMLVTVVVSLLAGLAFRRRFIGATALFYLSVASLVVPSIIISLGIGVVFQQLGLQPTWYTSAFGAHLTWTLPFGVLIMFAVFNRFSPAYEEAARDLGATSWQTFRHVVLPMIAPSLVGVGLFGFTLSYDEFARTLMTAGTFNTLPLEIYGMTTNVTTPVLYALGTVTTVFSFLVIAGTLGLIIRLNRRGRAS, translated from the coding sequence ATGCATGCTGACAAACGCGGCCGCGAATTCTACCTCCTGGCGATCTTCTTCGCGCTCTTCGTGCTGTTCCTGTACGGACCGCTTTCCGCCATCCTCATTCTCTCCTTCCAGGGCCCCAATGGCGGCCTCACCTTCCCCTTGAACGGGGTGTCGCTGCGCTGGTTCGCCAATCTTTTCGAGACGCAGGCGGTCGGCGATTTCGGGGGTTCCTTCAGGCGATCTGCCGTGCTCGGCATCATGGTCATGCTCGTCACCGTGGTGGTGTCGCTTCTGGCCGGCCTCGCCTTTCGCCGCCGCTTCATCGGCGCGACGGCGCTGTTCTACCTGTCCGTCGCGAGCCTCGTCGTGCCCTCCATCATCATTTCGCTCGGGATCGGCGTCGTCTTCCAGCAGCTCGGCCTGCAGCCGACATGGTACACCTCGGCCTTTGGCGCACATCTCACCTGGACGCTGCCCTTCGGCGTGCTCATCATGTTTGCGGTCTTCAACCGCTTCTCTCCGGCCTATGAGGAGGCTGCCCGGGATCTCGGCGCGACATCCTGGCAGACATTTCGCCATGTCGTGCTGCCCATGATTGCGCCGAGCCTCGTCGGCGTCGGGCTGTTCGGCTTCACGCTCTCCTACGATGAATTTGCGCGAACCCTCATGACCGCCGGCACCTTCAACACCCTGCCCCTCGAGATCTACGGCATGACCACCAATGTCACCACGCCCGTTCTTTATGCGCTGGGCACGGTCACCACCGTCTTCTCCTTCCTTGTCATTGCCGGGACGCTCGGCCTCATCATCCGCCTCAACCGGCGCGGCCGCGCTTCGTGA
- a CDS encoding aspartate/glutamate racemase family protein, whose translation MRILIVNPNTTASMTSTIADSARRVANGDTEIEAVTSSMGPASIEGYYDEAFAVPGLLLEVARAEQSGADAAIIACFDDTGLDAARTLARIPVVGICEAALASTAFIAQRFTIVTTMERSRLPLEHLVHRYGMTGRCKVRAADIPVLSLEDPTSNARDRLCREIAAALSEDGAEAIVLGCAGMAELTAELRAEFGVPVVDGVAAAVKQAEALVKLGLATAKRGAYATPVHKPYKGLLEAFAPQTLAAS comes from the coding sequence ATGCGCATCTTGATCGTCAACCCGAACACCACTGCCAGCATGACCTCGACCATCGCCGATTCGGCGCGGCGGGTCGCCAATGGCGACACCGAGATCGAGGCGGTCACCTCGTCCATGGGGCCGGCCTCCATCGAGGGTTATTACGACGAAGCCTTCGCCGTGCCCGGCCTGTTGCTGGAGGTTGCCCGCGCCGAGCAATCGGGCGCCGACGCGGCGATCATCGCCTGTTTCGACGATACCGGCCTGGATGCCGCCCGGACGCTTGCGCGCATCCCGGTCGTCGGGATCTGCGAGGCGGCGCTTGCCTCGACTGCCTTCATCGCCCAGCGCTTCACCATCGTCACCACCATGGAGCGCTCGCGCCTGCCGCTGGAACATCTGGTTCATCGCTACGGCATGACGGGCCGCTGCAAGGTAAGAGCGGCCGATATTCCGGTTCTATCCTTGGAAGATCCGACCTCCAATGCCCGCGACCGTCTGTGCCGCGAGATTGCCGCAGCGCTGAGCGAGGATGGGGCAGAAGCGATCGTGCTTGGCTGCGCCGGCATGGCGGAGCTTACCGCCGAGCTTCGAGCGGAATTCGGGGTGCCCGTCGTCGATGGCGTGGCGGCCGCCGTCAAACAGGCGGAGGCGCTGGTCAAACTGGGCCTGGCGACTGCCAAGCGCGGCGCCTATGCCACACCGGTGCACAAGCCCTACAAAGGTCTGCTGGAAGCCTTCGCGCCACAGACGCTCGCCGCCTCATGA
- a CDS encoding GNAT family N-acetyltransferase yields the protein MSKEPTIPAANIRGTVLRPVDEQDVEILIDWARREGWNPGLADAEAFHAADQEGFIGCYLGNRLVSGIAAVRYGESFGFIGLYITAEDCRGQGLGRAVWDAGMRHLEGRTICLDGVVEQQANYRRMGFEPAYDTLRWSGRWQGSAASAEVVLAGPELLEAILACDALYFPEPRRDFLTRWLMPPRQVLALVRNGRVEAYGVMRETHDGWKIGPLFAETPEDAQQILANGAARLSGQVLHLDVPEPQLSFAAFLKDKGFSRGFQTTRMYRGSPAAVRADGIFAVTTLELG from the coding sequence ATGAGCAAGGAACCGACGATACCCGCTGCAAACATTCGTGGCACGGTCCTGCGTCCGGTCGACGAGCAGGATGTCGAAATCCTGATCGACTGGGCCCGCCGGGAAGGCTGGAACCCCGGTCTAGCCGATGCTGAAGCCTTTCACGCCGCCGATCAAGAGGGCTTTATCGGGTGCTACCTCGGCAACCGGCTCGTCTCGGGCATTGCCGCTGTCCGCTACGGCGAAAGCTTTGGCTTCATCGGACTTTACATCACTGCGGAAGACTGCCGTGGCCAAGGCCTGGGTCGAGCGGTCTGGGACGCCGGAATGCGCCATCTGGAAGGGCGGACGATCTGCCTCGATGGCGTTGTCGAACAGCAGGCGAACTATCGGCGGATGGGCTTCGAGCCCGCCTACGACACTCTTCGCTGGAGCGGCCGGTGGCAGGGCAGCGCAGCCTCGGCCGAAGTCGTCCTGGCAGGCCCGGAACTGCTGGAGGCCATTCTCGCCTGCGACGCACTCTATTTTCCTGAACCCAGGCGTGATTTCCTGACCAGATGGCTGATGCCGCCAAGACAGGTGCTGGCGCTGGTCAGGAACGGGCGGGTGGAAGCCTATGGGGTCATGCGGGAAACGCATGACGGCTGGAAGATCGGGCCGCTCTTTGCCGAGACGCCCGAGGATGCGCAACAGATTTTGGCCAACGGCGCCGCCCGACTATCCGGGCAGGTGCTGCATCTCGATGTTCCGGAGCCGCAGCTGAGTTTCGCCGCCTTCCTGAAAGACAAGGGCTTCAGCCGCGGCTTCCAGACCACCCGGATGTATCGCGGTTCGCCCGCCGCGGTAAGGGCAGATGGCATTTTTGCCGTGACCACGCTCGAGCTTGGCTGA
- a CDS encoding LysR substrate-binding domain-containing protein produces the protein MNIRQLEAFHATMETGSVTLAGERLGVSQPAVSKLLRSFSDACGFTLFTRSGGRLVPTLEARMLAAEVDRMFAGTKRIARLAEAVRNREWGEVTLAAPAALATRYLTQALSPFLAEQPDIHLTLLSRNSPRIGELVASGQVDIGLSVLPFDQPSIRSEIIMRFSMVCVLPAAHPLARKQVIEIDDLRNELFVSLPRDDCSLMTIDRAFQMRGVQKRNRIEVPLSETACSLVANGVGISIVPPFVGIDYANDRLVRRTLLPETFMDVWLLTPSGRAPSLAAQMLADFIRTAVSPFDQRAKAASA, from the coding sequence ATGAATATCAGGCAGCTCGAAGCGTTCCACGCGACCATGGAGACCGGATCGGTCACCTTGGCGGGCGAGCGGCTCGGTGTATCCCAACCGGCAGTCAGCAAGCTTTTGCGCAGCTTTTCAGATGCCTGCGGCTTCACGCTCTTCACGCGAAGCGGCGGCCGGCTGGTGCCGACGCTTGAGGCCCGGATGCTGGCCGCCGAGGTGGATCGGATGTTCGCCGGCACCAAACGTATCGCCCGGCTGGCCGAAGCGGTGCGCAACCGGGAATGGGGCGAGGTGACACTGGCGGCACCGGCGGCGCTGGCCACGCGCTATCTCACTCAGGCGCTGTCTCCCTTCCTTGCCGAACAACCGGATATCCACCTGACTCTGCTGAGCCGCAATTCGCCGCGGATCGGCGAACTGGTGGCTTCCGGTCAGGTCGATATCGGTCTCAGCGTTCTTCCGTTCGATCAGCCGAGCATCCGGTCGGAGATCATCATGCGGTTTTCTATGGTCTGCGTGCTGCCGGCGGCGCACCCGCTGGCCCGCAAGCAGGTGATCGAGATCGACGATCTGCGCAATGAACTATTCGTCTCGCTGCCGCGCGACGACTGTTCGCTGATGACGATCGACCGGGCTTTCCAGATGCGGGGCGTGCAGAAGCGCAACCGGATCGAAGTGCCGCTCTCGGAGACCGCCTGCAGCCTGGTCGCAAATGGTGTTGGAATTTCCATCGTTCCGCCCTTTGTCGGCATTGACTATGCCAATGATCGGCTTGTCCGGCGAACGCTCCTGCCGGAAACCTTCATGGATGTGTGGCTGCTCACCCCAAGCGGCCGCGCGCCTTCGCTTGCCGCGCAAATGCTGGCGGATTTCATCCGCACCGCCGTCTCTCCCTTCGATCAGCGGGCAAAGGCGGCCAGCGCCTGA
- a CDS encoding ABC transporter substrate-binding protein — translation MKTKLVLTLAALLASSPVNAAMLSVCIEGSPEVFNPQMTSNGTTSFVLGQIYDGLVSVKAGSSEIQPALAESWTVSDDGRTYTFKLRRGVKWQSSERFTPSRDFNADDVMFTFERMMKDDHPYAKVNGGTYITFNTKLADALDGIKKIDDYTVAFTLKQPLAPFIGIMAHQSLAITSGEYADQLQAAATPELIDREPIGTGPFQLQAYQQDAMVRLMPFKETWGAQIKDPARTPMLDTIVMAIGADASVRLQRAIAGECQIALYPNLADRAMIEESGTLQAVQTPVASTGFITFNFKDEKFKDKRVRQALAHAINIEPLVAQIYDGMGTVTGAVVPPSLWGHAKDVGAYAYDPERAKKLLEEAGYKDGFATELWAVPVARPYMPNGRRAAEMIQSDWAKVGVKATVVSYEWGEYITRARKGEAQVGMFGGIYDFPDPSQIPNNYFTCDSTGKPSPSNIGAWCDTEFNTLMNQAGTITDKDKRIELYEQAQKEFHAEVPAVILGGADTITAVAKSVKGYVPAIFGTSRLSGVTVE, via the coding sequence ATGAAAACCAAACTTGTCCTCACACTCGCAGCGCTTTTGGCCTCGTCACCGGTCAATGCCGCCATGCTGTCGGTCTGCATCGAAGGATCGCCGGAGGTCTTCAATCCGCAGATGACCAGCAATGGCACGACATCCTTCGTGCTCGGACAAATCTATGACGGTCTCGTTTCGGTCAAGGCCGGCTCATCGGAAATCCAGCCGGCACTGGCCGAAAGCTGGACCGTCTCGGATGACGGCCGCACCTACACGTTCAAGCTGCGCCGCGGGGTGAAATGGCAGTCCAGCGAGCGGTTTACCCCGTCGCGCGACTTCAATGCCGATGACGTCATGTTCACCTTCGAACGCATGATGAAGGATGACCACCCTTACGCCAAGGTCAATGGCGGCACCTATATCACCTTCAACACCAAGCTCGCCGATGCTCTGGACGGGATCAAGAAGATCGACGATTACACCGTCGCCTTCACCCTCAAGCAACCGCTGGCGCCGTTCATCGGCATCATGGCGCATCAGTCTCTCGCCATCACCTCCGGCGAATATGCGGATCAGCTGCAGGCCGCCGCCACGCCGGAACTGATCGACCGCGAGCCGATCGGCACGGGTCCCTTCCAGTTGCAGGCCTATCAGCAGGATGCCATGGTCCGGCTGATGCCGTTCAAGGAGACCTGGGGCGCGCAGATCAAGGATCCGGCCCGCACACCCATGCTCGACACCATCGTGATGGCGATCGGCGCAGACGCCTCGGTCAGGCTCCAGCGGGCGATTGCCGGCGAGTGCCAGATTGCCCTTTACCCCAATCTCGCCGACCGTGCGATGATCGAGGAGAGCGGCACTTTGCAGGCTGTGCAGACCCCTGTCGCCTCCACCGGCTTCATCACCTTCAACTTCAAGGACGAGAAATTCAAGGATAAGCGCGTGCGGCAGGCGCTGGCACACGCCATCAATATCGAGCCGCTCGTTGCGCAGATCTATGACGGCATGGGCACCGTCACCGGTGCGGTCGTGCCGCCCTCGCTCTGGGGTCATGCCAAGGATGTCGGCGCCTATGCCTATGATCCGGAACGCGCCAAGAAGCTTTTGGAAGAGGCCGGATACAAGGATGGCTTCGCCACCGAATTATGGGCGGTCCCGGTCGCCCGGCCCTATATGCCGAACGGTCGCCGCGCCGCCGAGATGATCCAGTCGGACTGGGCAAAAGTGGGTGTGAAAGCCACCGTCGTCTCCTATGAATGGGGGGAATACATCACCCGTGCCCGCAAGGGAGAGGCGCAGGTCGGCATGTTCGGCGGCATTTACGACTTCCCGGATCCCAGCCAGATCCCGAACAATTACTTCACCTGCGATTCCACCGGCAAGCCAAGCCCTTCCAATATCGGCGCATGGTGCGACACGGAATTCAACACGCTGATGAACCAGGCCGGCACGATCACCGACAAGGACAAGCGTATCGAACTCTACGAGCAGGCCCAGAAGGAGTTCCACGCGGAAGTCCCCGCCGTCATTCTCGGCGGCGCCGATACGATCACCGCCGTTGCAAAGTCCGTCAAAGGCTATGTACCGGCCATCTTCGGAACCAGCCGGCTCTCCGGCGTGACCGTGGAATGA